From Methylocystis sp. ATCC 49242, one genomic window encodes:
- a CDS encoding DUF192 domain-containing protein yields MLLQTPVKTSRSTPPLLVLLFRILSVAFALSLSVSARAEGALEHIQIVTASGAHDFKVEVARTSTERARGLMFRRSMPQDQGMLFDFKIEEPVAMWMKNTYIPLDMIFVSRKGVVTGVATDAEPLSERVIPSGPPAYAVIELNAGVARKIGVAPGDVVKHSTFR; encoded by the coding sequence ATGTTGCTTCAGACGCCCGTCAAAACGAGCCGTTCGACGCCGCCGCTCCTTGTCTTGCTTTTCCGCATCCTTTCCGTTGCGTTCGCGCTGTCACTGTCCGTCAGCGCCAGGGCCGAGGGCGCTCTCGAGCACATTCAGATTGTCACCGCGAGCGGGGCGCATGATTTCAAGGTCGAAGTCGCGCGAACCTCAACAGAGCGCGCGCGCGGCCTGATGTTTCGTCGCTCGATGCCGCAGGATCAGGGCATGCTCTTCGACTTCAAGATCGAGGAGCCCGTGGCGATGTGGATGAAAAACACTTACATCCCTCTCGACATGATCTTCGTCTCGCGGAAGGGCGTTGTGACCGGCGTCGCAACCGACGCGGAGCCTTTATCGGAGCGGGTGATCCCGTCCGGGCCGCCCGCCTATGCGGTGATTGAGCTCAACGCCGGCGTTGCGCGCAAGATCGGCGTTGCGCCCGGCGATGTGGTGAAGCATTCGACCTTCCGCTAG
- a CDS encoding cold-shock protein, with protein MGAKVTFQDDLGSASGAAEGDEAGLDLVEIAGRIKWFDVAKGYGFVVPDDGSPDILLHVTILRRSGLQTAFEGARVVCEAQKRAKGMQVFRVIAMDETTAVHPAQSAAGRTHVQVKPTSGYEIAIVKWFNRVKGFGFLTRGEGTEDIFLHMETVRRYGMTELKPGDSVLVRYGDGPKGLMAAEVRPLEAKSVPSH; from the coding sequence TTGGGAGCTAAAGTGACTTTTCAGGATGATTTGGGCTCCGCGTCCGGCGCCGCAGAAGGCGATGAAGCCGGTCTCGATCTTGTAGAGATCGCCGGCCGCATCAAATGGTTCGACGTTGCAAAAGGCTACGGCTTCGTTGTTCCCGACGACGGCTCTCCCGACATTCTTCTGCACGTGACGATCCTGCGCCGCAGCGGCTTGCAGACGGCCTTCGAGGGGGCCCGCGTCGTCTGCGAGGCGCAGAAGCGCGCGAAGGGTATGCAGGTGTTTCGCGTCATCGCCATGGATGAAACGACGGCGGTGCACCCGGCGCAATCCGCGGCCGGTCGCACCCATGTTCAGGTGAAGCCCACGAGCGGCTATGAGATCGCCATCGTCAAATGGTTCAACCGCGTCAAGGGATTCGGTTTTCTCACGCGCGGCGAGGGCACGGAAGATATTTTCCTGCACATGGAGACCGTGCGCCGCTATGGCATGACCGAACTCAAGCCGGGCGACAGCGTGCTCGTTCGCTACGGAGACGGCCCCAAAGGACTGATGGCCGCCGAAGTGCGTCCGCTGGAAGCCAAGAGCGTTCCGTCGCACTGA